One window of Paenibacillus sp. FSL K6-3182 genomic DNA carries:
- a CDS encoding sugar ABC transporter ATP-binding protein: MGTDYVLHMKGISKSFPGVKALSNVDFGLRKGEIHALMGENGAGKSTLIKVATGVHKWDAGEVLLAGRTIAPKSPLEAQRLGISTVYQEVNLCPNLSVAENIYIGRHPRKRGLIDWDKMYNDSERLLERLDLAIDVKQTLSHYSVAIQQMVAIARAVDISNGILILDEPTSSLDANEVKQLFKVMRILKQEGMGILFVTHFLDQVYEVTDRITVLRNGMLVGEYLTKDLTKTELVSHMIGREWSVEEATGKKAVERTAGGNFLEASSLGKRGSINPIDLQIGKGEVLGLAGLLGSGRTEIAKLIFGIDKADEGSLTIDGELISSMYPQKAIQKGLGFTPEDRKVAGIIGELTIRENIVLALQARKGLFSFIPLRKQKEIANHYIELLKIKTPSAEQKIENLSGGNQQKVILARWLATQPKLLILDEPTRGIDVGSKMEIRKLILDLAATGISILIISAELEEIVQCCNRIIVLRDRIKIGEVAGANMRENIIMEMIAKGAEMYGGSDGIGA, encoded by the coding sequence ATGGGCACCGATTATGTGCTGCATATGAAAGGAATTAGCAAATCGTTTCCTGGCGTCAAGGCGCTTTCAAATGTTGATTTTGGTCTCAGGAAAGGCGAGATCCATGCGCTCATGGGAGAGAACGGCGCAGGAAAATCGACGTTGATTAAAGTAGCGACCGGCGTGCACAAATGGGATGCTGGAGAGGTGTTGCTAGCTGGCAGGACGATAGCTCCAAAATCTCCGCTGGAAGCACAGCGGCTTGGCATAAGTACGGTATATCAAGAGGTCAATTTATGCCCAAATCTCAGCGTGGCTGAGAACATTTATATTGGTCGTCATCCCAGAAAACGCGGATTAATAGACTGGGACAAAATGTACAACGACAGCGAGCGGCTGCTGGAGCGTCTAGACCTTGCGATTGATGTTAAGCAAACATTATCGCATTATTCGGTTGCTATTCAGCAAATGGTAGCCATTGCGAGAGCTGTTGATATTTCGAACGGTATTCTTATATTGGATGAGCCTACGTCAAGCCTTGATGCGAATGAGGTTAAACAGCTGTTCAAAGTTATGCGCATTCTGAAGCAAGAGGGCATGGGCATCTTATTTGTTACTCATTTCCTAGACCAGGTATATGAAGTAACCGACCGGATTACGGTGCTGCGCAATGGGATGCTCGTCGGCGAATACTTAACGAAGGATCTGACCAAAACAGAGCTTGTGTCCCATATGATCGGCAGGGAATGGAGCGTAGAAGAAGCAACAGGGAAAAAGGCAGTAGAGCGAACGGCTGGCGGAAACTTTTTGGAGGCCAGCTCGCTTGGCAAACGAGGCAGCATTAATCCTATCGATCTTCAGATCGGGAAAGGGGAGGTGCTTGGTCTTGCAGGACTTCTTGGCTCTGGCCGAACAGAAATCGCTAAACTCATCTTTGGCATCGACAAAGCGGATGAAGGCAGCTTGACCATTGACGGCGAGCTTATTTCTTCTATGTACCCGCAGAAAGCTATTCAGAAAGGGCTTGGATTCACGCCAGAGGATCGCAAAGTAGCAGGCATCATAGGAGAGCTTACCATTCGTGAAAATATCGTTTTGGCGCTGCAAGCCCGTAAAGGCCTCTTCTCATTCATACCGCTGCGCAAGCAAAAGGAAATCGCCAATCATTACATTGAGCTGCTAAAGATCAAAACGCCAAGCGCCGAGCAGAAGATTGAAAATCTAAGCGGCGGAAATCAGCAAAAGGTTATTTTGGCGAGGTGGCTTGCTACGCAGCCGAAGCTACTTATTCTGGATGAGCCGACACGCGGAATCGATGTTGGTTCCAAGATGGAAATACGCAAGCTCATTCTTGATTTGGCGGCAACAGGCATATCGATCCTCATCATATCGGCGGAGCTTGAGGAAATCGTTCAATGCTGCAATCGGATTATCGTTTTACGCGATCGGATTAAGATCGGCGAGGTCGCCGGCGCAAACATGCGCGAGAACATTATTATGGAAATGATTGCGAAGGGAGCGGAAATGTATGGCGGGTCTGACGGGATTGGCGCGTAG
- a CDS encoding sugar ABC transporter permease — protein sequence MNQETVISQTKTKQRPQWLKFDARAYTMIGALISIWVLFSLLHDRFLSPTNISNLFLQMSVTSILAIGMVLVIVAGQIDLSVGSLVGLTGGIAAILNVWYEWNTIPVILATLGVGAAIGFIQGWIIAYRAVPAFIVTLGGMLIFRGILFGTTGSVTIAPLTPSVKAIGQSYVGDIIGWIFGITALAIAGYLVMRKRAARAKFGFDVEPFAVSVLRLGVIGAIVIGFVYLMNSYKGIPVPFVMVIVLALIFTFISKNTTFGRQVYAIGGNPEAARLSGINIKRRILLVFVLCNTLAAIAALVLTARLNAATMSAGQNYELDAIAACVIGGTSLMGGTGTIVGAIIGALVMASLDNGMSLMNLESFWQYIVKGGILILAVYVDIYTRQRKKV from the coding sequence ATGAATCAAGAAACGGTGATAAGCCAGACAAAAACGAAGCAGCGGCCGCAATGGCTGAAATTTGACGCACGCGCGTATACGATGATCGGGGCATTAATATCGATTTGGGTTTTATTCTCGCTGCTGCATGACCGGTTTCTATCACCGACGAATATATCAAACTTGTTTCTACAAATGTCGGTTACCTCTATACTGGCTATCGGAATGGTGCTCGTCATCGTCGCAGGGCAAATTGACTTGTCGGTTGGCTCCCTTGTCGGCTTGACGGGTGGTATCGCAGCAATTCTAAACGTGTGGTACGAGTGGAATACGATACCGGTTATTTTAGCTACCTTAGGTGTGGGTGCGGCGATCGGTTTTATTCAAGGCTGGATTATCGCTTATCGGGCGGTGCCGGCGTTTATTGTGACACTTGGCGGGATGCTCATATTTCGGGGTATTTTGTTTGGTACAACCGGTAGCGTTACGATTGCTCCGCTGACGCCATCGGTGAAAGCCATTGGTCAATCTTATGTGGGGGATATTATCGGATGGATATTTGGCATTACTGCTTTAGCCATTGCGGGATATCTTGTCATGCGGAAGCGAGCAGCAAGAGCTAAATTTGGCTTTGATGTTGAGCCGTTTGCCGTCAGCGTGCTGCGATTAGGCGTCATTGGCGCCATTGTTATTGGATTCGTTTATTTAATGAACAGCTACAAAGGTATTCCTGTTCCATTTGTTATGGTTATTGTGCTGGCACTTATTTTTACGTTTATATCAAAAAATACGACCTTTGGCCGTCAAGTATATGCGATTGGCGGCAATCCGGAAGCTGCGCGATTATCAGGCATTAATATTAAGCGCCGCATATTGCTCGTGTTCGTTCTCTGCAATACGCTAGCAGCCATAGCTGCACTAGTGCTGACTGCTCGCTTAAATGCAGCAACAATGAGTGCAGGTCAGAACTATGAGCTGGATGCCATTGCGGCTTGCGTAATCGGCGGAACGAGCTTGATGGGCGGTACGGGCACCATCGTTGGCGCGATTATTGGAGCTCTCGTAATGGCCAGCTTAGATAACGGGATGAGCTTAATGAATCTTGAATCCTTCTGGCAGTATATCGTAAAGGGCGGCATACTGATTCTTGCGGTGTACGTCGATATTTACACACGGCAGCGCAAGAAGGTTTAA
- a CDS encoding DUF4358 domain-containing protein: MFMLKTKYFSVISMVILITVITAACSSAGKPLNNDESSSSISGGNTATDKPTEAPLPTATEDITTEAPTATTAPTDAVETATPAPTKQPAKTDEPAATAKPTKKPAASAKPLPTIKPTKNPASPVPTEKPNNETLTEKPIIKPTVTPKPSTLPIATPSPTPKPTTKPDPGNPSGAVTVADIAAKIKADAGLGSLSEVEGERIKDSYGIDPETMLIDGIFYQPMIMIQAGEFSVVQLKSEKDFSDIEALFKKRAEAVQKVFETYVQDQYEQALNYQILRNGDFVLFSISPDQKKTAELFNAFFKKK, translated from the coding sequence ATGTTTATGCTTAAAACGAAATACTTCTCCGTCATATCCATGGTTATACTCATAACGGTCATTACAGCTGCCTGCAGCAGCGCCGGCAAACCATTGAATAATGACGAGAGCAGTTCTTCAATATCAGGTGGAAATACCGCAACGGACAAGCCTACCGAGGCACCACTCCCTACTGCGACTGAGGATATAACTACTGAAGCGCCGACAGCCACCACAGCTCCAACGGATGCTGTTGAGACGGCCACACCTGCACCAACTAAACAACCAGCAAAAACTGATGAACCTGCTGCGACTGCGAAACCAACGAAGAAACCAGCAGCCTCGGCTAAACCTTTGCCAACCATAAAGCCGACCAAGAACCCAGCCTCTCCAGTACCAACTGAGAAGCCAAACAATGAGACACTAACCGAGAAGCCGATCATTAAACCAACGGTTACACCGAAGCCATCCACCCTGCCGATTGCTACGCCGTCTCCTACCCCGAAGCCGACGACGAAACCAGATCCAGGCAATCCATCTGGTGCGGTCACCGTTGCTGATATCGCAGCCAAAATAAAAGCCGATGCAGGGCTTGGGTCGCTTTCGGAAGTTGAAGGCGAACGAATAAAAGACAGCTATGGCATAGACCCGGAAACGATGCTGATTGACGGCATTTTCTATCAACCGATGATAATGATTCAAGCTGGAGAGTTTTCCGTCGTTCAGCTCAAGTCAGAGAAAGACTTTTCCGACATTGAAGCGCTGTTCAAGAAACGTGCCGAGGCTGTGCAAAAAGTATTCGAAACCTATGTGCAAGATCAATACGAACAAGCTTTAAACTATCAAATCCTGCGCAACGGAGATTTTGTTCTCTTCTCGATCTCGCCTGACCAGAAAAAAACAGCTGAACTTTTCAATGCGTTTTTCAAGAAAAAATGA
- a CDS encoding Gfo/Idh/MocA family oxidoreductase translates to MSIKHRVVVAGCGGMANTWVDYAKEREDTEIVGLVDIKEEFAQAMAERKGLHCPTFTDIKKAIAETDATIVFDVTIPASHYTISTTALEMGCHVFGEKPLAESMADCNAIVRIAAESDRTHAVMQNRRFDPRIRAFRQLLEEGTIGKPGFVGADFFLGAHFGGFRDAMDSPLLLDMAIHTFDQARFIIGADPVSVYCHEFNPPGSWYAGNANAICIFEMSDGSVFNYRGSWCAEGASTTWEASWRVTGEHGTAIWEGDNNPYAEIVVSGDQSGKFIRDYKRVESQLPEMENTHHKGCLDNMFASLEAGSKPETDCSDNIYSMAMVLASLESAKTGQKVQIAGFMEAAAGK, encoded by the coding sequence ATGTCGATTAAGCATCGTGTAGTCGTAGCCGGCTGCGGAGGCATGGCGAATACTTGGGTAGACTACGCCAAAGAACGGGAAGACACTGAAATTGTCGGGCTTGTTGATATTAAGGAAGAGTTTGCGCAAGCGATGGCTGAACGCAAGGGACTTCATTGTCCAACCTTTACCGACATTAAAAAAGCGATCGCGGAGACAGATGCAACGATCGTATTTGATGTGACCATTCCTGCAAGCCATTATACAATCAGCACGACGGCTCTAGAGATGGGCTGCCATGTATTCGGAGAAAAGCCGCTTGCAGAATCGATGGCTGATTGCAATGCAATCGTACGTATTGCTGCCGAGTCGGACAGAACACATGCCGTAATGCAAAATCGGAGGTTTGACCCGCGTATTCGTGCATTTCGGCAATTGCTTGAGGAGGGCACGATCGGCAAACCAGGTTTTGTAGGCGCAGACTTTTTTCTAGGCGCGCATTTTGGCGGGTTCCGCGATGCGATGGACAGCCCATTACTGCTGGATATGGCGATTCATACCTTCGATCAGGCGAGATTTATTATTGGTGCTGATCCTGTTTCTGTCTATTGTCATGAGTTTAATCCTCCAGGCTCTTGGTATGCAGGAAATGCCAATGCGATATGTATTTTTGAGATGTCCGACGGTTCCGTATTTAATTATCGCGGGTCTTGGTGCGCGGAGGGGGCGTCCACAACATGGGAGGCTTCTTGGAGAGTAACTGGCGAGCATGGTACAGCGATTTGGGAAGGAGATAACAACCCGTACGCGGAGATCGTGGTTAGCGGTGACCAGAGTGGGAAATTCATACGTGACTATAAACGAGTAGAATCCCAGCTTCCTGAAATGGAAAATACGCATCATAAAGGCTGTTTGGACAATATGTTCGCTTCGCTTGAGGCAGGCAGCAAGCCGGAAACGGATTGCAGCGACAATATTTATAGTATGGCGATGGTTCTGGCATCACTTGAGAGTGCAAAAACCGGTCAAAAGGTACAAATTGCTGGCTTTATGGAAGCAGCCGCAGGCAAATAA
- a CDS encoding beta-L-arabinofuranosidase domain-containing protein has translation MGQLHEAFGALPLGSIKAEGWLYNQLRIQADGLTGHLEEHWADVGPNNGWIGGEGESWERGPYYLDGLLPLAYILGDEKLIAKANRWIEWSLASQQENGFFGPAHITTVNNDLDKKQDWWHFMIMLKVMMQYEEATNDERIVPFLSKFFGYVSSIIEEQPLRGWAKSRGSEMLLCILWLYKKTEDAELLKLADIVARQTLDWTDIFHDFPFWRKVEQWDFRTHVVNVAMGIKMPGILYELYGESVQRDAVHRGIDSLMTHHGQAHGMFSGDEWLSGTHPSQGVELCAVVEYMYSMEQLTRIFGEGRFGDILEKVAFNALPATISKDWSAHQYDQQVNQIVCNVAPRNWSNGPDANLFGLEPNFGCCTSNMHQGWPKFASHLWMTDAAGGLAAVSYAPCHVQTSVADGVAAEVRVSGQYPFRDEVTIELVLERSATFAISLRVPEWSVNSSLLVNGETIVLNPVKGYARIEREWQDGDKLLLKLPMEVRTVSRNLYAVSVERGPLVYALPLVENWQLLRPRERFHDWEIYPGSPWKYGLLADTSFEVIVSEDAIPYQPFDAAAAPIRLKASGKLVAEWRMEGNNAGTPPLNPDTEGQPVTELELVPYGSAKLRIGEFPLLGERKPVIWR, from the coding sequence ATGGGACAATTACATGAAGCATTTGGGGCGCTGCCGCTTGGCAGCATTAAGGCAGAAGGCTGGCTGTATAATCAGCTTCGAATACAAGCGGACGGACTTACGGGTCATCTGGAGGAGCATTGGGCGGATGTTGGCCCGAACAATGGTTGGATAGGAGGGGAAGGCGAGAGCTGGGAGCGCGGCCCCTATTATTTGGACGGGCTGCTGCCGCTTGCGTATATACTGGGCGACGAGAAGCTGATCGCGAAAGCAAACCGTTGGATAGAATGGTCGCTCGCCAGCCAGCAGGAGAATGGCTTTTTTGGGCCTGCACATATTACGACGGTTAATAATGACCTGGATAAGAAGCAGGACTGGTGGCATTTCATGATTATGCTTAAGGTGATGATGCAATATGAGGAGGCAACGAACGATGAACGAATCGTTCCATTCCTTAGCAAATTTTTCGGTTATGTAAGCTCGATTATTGAGGAGCAGCCTTTGCGCGGCTGGGCGAAGTCTCGCGGTTCCGAAATGCTGTTATGTATTTTATGGCTATATAAGAAGACGGAAGATGCGGAGCTGCTCAAGCTGGCTGATATTGTTGCCCGTCAAACACTGGATTGGACGGATATTTTCCATGACTTCCCGTTCTGGAGAAAAGTGGAGCAATGGGATTTTCGAACACATGTTGTCAATGTGGCGATGGGTATCAAGATGCCAGGCATCTTATATGAGCTGTATGGTGAGAGTGTTCAGCGTGATGCGGTTCATCGCGGCATAGACAGCTTGATGACTCATCATGGGCAAGCGCATGGCATGTTCTCCGGCGACGAATGGCTGTCGGGTACACATCCAAGTCAGGGTGTTGAGCTTTGCGCAGTCGTTGAGTATATGTATTCGATGGAGCAGCTTACTCGGATTTTTGGCGAAGGGCGATTCGGTGATATATTAGAGAAGGTGGCGTTCAACGCGCTGCCAGCTACGATTTCAAAGGATTGGAGCGCGCATCAATATGATCAGCAGGTGAATCAAATTGTTTGTAATGTAGCGCCTAGAAATTGGAGCAATGGGCCAGATGCCAATCTATTTGGCTTAGAGCCTAATTTTGGCTGCTGTACTTCAAATATGCATCAGGGATGGCCGAAGTTTGCTTCTCATCTGTGGATGACGGATGCAGCCGGAGGTTTGGCAGCTGTATCGTATGCTCCATGCCATGTCCAAACGTCAGTTGCAGACGGCGTTGCAGCTGAGGTGCGAGTAAGCGGACAATATCCTTTCCGTGATGAAGTGACGATCGAGCTAGTGCTTGAACGTTCCGCTACTTTTGCTATTTCACTGCGTGTGCCGGAATGGTCCGTCAATTCGAGCCTGCTTGTGAACGGTGAAACTATTGTTTTAAACCCAGTAAAAGGTTACGCGCGAATTGAACGGGAATGGCAAGACGGTGATAAGCTGCTGCTGAAGCTGCCTATGGAGGTTCGTACCGTTTCGCGTAATTTGTACGCAGTAAGCGTAGAACGTGGACCCTTAGTCTACGCTCTGCCGCTGGTGGAAAACTGGCAGCTGCTTAGGCCGCGTGAACGGTTTCATGACTGGGAAATATATCCGGGTTCTCCATGGAAATATGGCCTGCTTGCGGACACGAGCTTTGAGGTAATAGTGAGCGAAGATGCGATTCCCTATCAGCCGTTTGATGCGGCTGCTGCGCCGATCCGCTTGAAAGCAAGCGGCAAGCTTGTTGCAGAATGGCGGATGGAAGGCAACAATGCGGGTACTCCGCCTCTTAATCCGGATACAGAGGGTCAGCCGGTGACTGAGCTGGAGCTGGTGCCATATGGCAGCGCGAAGCTGCGAATCGGTGAATTCCCACTGCTTGGAGAGCGAAAGCCGGTTATTTGGAGATAA
- a CDS encoding helix-turn-helix transcriptional regulator, which produces MLQFICPPMPHFIHGGEDTYPILGRHADRSNIGVFDLIYVTRGSLYMEEEGQEFNISAGHYAIFRPDRSHRTTMPCTEETHFYWLHFQTVGDWSESHERLPFSISQEGQPFAPIEYFPFQLPKQKRLLVPHAIEEKIRELLKLQEQPSAQSRWTQQQIFHILLQLLQDQNQSAVDSPYLQIAEATALFLRRSYQDPLSYKKMAEELHFHPNYIAICMKKTFGCTPLEYVTRHRIEQAKRLLIHTNEPIGKIAEETGFGSFPYFVRCFTKHTSTKPKAFRMLYRSK; this is translated from the coding sequence ATGTTACAATTCATTTGTCCCCCCATGCCTCATTTCATTCATGGCGGCGAGGACACTTATCCTATACTTGGCAGACATGCTGATCGTTCAAACATTGGCGTATTCGATCTTATATACGTAACACGCGGTAGTTTATACATGGAGGAAGAAGGACAGGAGTTCAATATTTCGGCAGGCCATTATGCTATTTTTCGACCTGACCGTTCTCATCGAACGACTATGCCCTGCACCGAGGAAACCCATTTTTATTGGCTGCACTTTCAAACGGTCGGTGATTGGAGTGAATCACATGAACGGCTGCCTTTCTCCATTTCACAGGAGGGGCAGCCCTTTGCTCCGATCGAGTATTTCCCTTTCCAGCTTCCAAAGCAGAAGCGTCTGCTTGTCCCTCATGCCATTGAAGAGAAAATACGCGAGCTGCTGAAACTGCAGGAGCAGCCCTCTGCCCAATCGCGGTGGACCCAGCAGCAAATTTTCCACATCCTCCTCCAACTGCTTCAGGATCAAAATCAATCGGCGGTGGATAGTCCTTATTTGCAAATTGCCGAAGCAACCGCTCTGTTCCTCCGGCGCAGCTATCAAGACCCGCTTAGTTATAAGAAAATGGCAGAGGAGCTGCATTTTCACCCCAATTATATTGCGATTTGTATGAAAAAAACATTTGGGTGTACTCCCCTTGAGTACGTCACGCGCCACCGTATTGAGCAAGCGAAGCGGCTGCTTATCCACACGAATGAACCTATCGGCAAAATAGCTGAAGAAACAGGCTTCGGCTCCTTTCCTTATTTTGTTCGCTGCTTCACGAAACACACGAGCACGAAACCAAAAGCCTTTCGAATGCTTTATCGCTCTAAATAA
- a CDS encoding sugar phosphate isomerase/epimerase translates to MNNKLRIGTLVGGGNADQIIPQIVKHGFESFNLTFWQTTGETDLVEMAKRVRALADEHDFVVPAVSVFGNPLTGEGNNADTLASWERLIDHAHLFGADIVSGFTGRLTNQPIDESIPKFKEVFGELTRRAADKGVRIAFENCDMGGTWATGDWNIAHNPAAWELMFNAVPLDNIGLEWEPCHQMVSLIDPIPQLRKWANKVFHVHGKDATIAWDIVKEHGVHSKQQFVWHRTPGFGDTNWKDIITILRQNDYKGTIDIEGWHDPVYKDELEMTGQVHALNYLKNCRGGDFVPNPV, encoded by the coding sequence ATGAATAACAAATTGAGAATTGGAACGCTTGTCGGCGGAGGGAATGCGGATCAGATCATTCCACAAATCGTAAAGCACGGATTTGAATCGTTTAACTTAACTTTCTGGCAAACGACTGGTGAAACAGATCTTGTGGAGATGGCTAAACGGGTAAGAGCGCTCGCAGATGAACATGACTTTGTGGTTCCAGCTGTAAGCGTTTTCGGAAACCCGCTAACGGGAGAAGGAAACAACGCAGATACGCTTGCGAGCTGGGAGCGTCTGATTGATCATGCGCATCTGTTTGGTGCTGATATTGTATCTGGGTTCACAGGCCGCTTGACGAATCAACCGATTGACGAGTCCATTCCGAAATTCAAGGAAGTTTTCGGGGAGCTCACACGCAGAGCAGCGGATAAAGGTGTACGGATTGCTTTTGAAAACTGCGATATGGGCGGAACCTGGGCGACAGGCGATTGGAATATTGCCCATAACCCGGCAGCCTGGGAACTTATGTTTAATGCGGTGCCGCTGGACAACATCGGATTGGAATGGGAGCCTTGCCACCAAATGGTCAGTTTAATCGATCCGATTCCGCAGCTGCGCAAATGGGCGAATAAGGTGTTCCATGTGCATGGCAAAGATGCAACAATTGCATGGGATATCGTGAAGGAGCACGGGGTACACAGCAAGCAGCAGTTTGTATGGCACCGTACACCTGGTTTTGGCGATACCAACTGGAAAGATATTATTACGATTTTGAGACAGAACGATTATAAAGGCACAATTGATATTGAGGGCTGGCATGATCCTGTTTATAAGGACGAGCTGGAAATGACAGGACAAGTACATGCGCTTAATTATTTGAAAAACTGCCGCGGCGGCGATTTTGTTCCTAACCCGGTATAG
- a CDS encoding GNAT family N-acetyltransferase, with amino-acid sequence MTVFHTDRLILRPFEAGDAEELQQLINDFDVASTTLNIPYPYPEDGAAAFIARRAEIDQEGTGYTFALIDKRNHTFMGSIGMTINNNHKRAELGYWLGKRYWNQGYVTEGVKRVLQFGFEELALNKIVAAAMTKNPASSSVMKKNGMQYEGTFRQHFLKWDVYEDIAYYSLLREEYFK; translated from the coding sequence ATGACTGTATTTCATACCGACAGATTAATACTCAGACCATTTGAAGCTGGAGATGCCGAGGAACTACAGCAGCTAATAAACGATTTTGATGTTGCAAGCACCACTCTAAATATTCCTTATCCTTATCCAGAAGACGGAGCTGCTGCCTTTATTGCACGACGCGCTGAGATTGATCAAGAAGGAACAGGCTACACATTTGCTCTGATCGATAAAAGAAACCATACGTTTATGGGAAGCATCGGCATGACAATAAATAATAATCATAAAAGAGCTGAGCTTGGTTATTGGTTAGGCAAACGGTACTGGAATCAGGGGTATGTTACAGAAGGCGTCAAACGAGTTTTACAGTTTGGGTTCGAGGAGCTTGCACTTAATAAAATTGTTGCAGCTGCCATGACAAAAAATCCTGCCTCATCAAGCGTTATGAAAAAAAACGGCATGCAATACGAAGGCACTTTCCGCCAGCATTTCCTAAAGTGGGATGTATATGAGGACATCGCTTATTACAGTCTTTTGCGCGAGGAATATTTCAAATGA
- a CDS encoding AraC family transcriptional regulator: MSYPKELWENTRLEQKAYPFQLFQNRAYNVTPNECFLYLHWHEHFEIIIMREGNALFHIDSRPFVVKPGEVLLIPGGGLHVGYALGYDNIYYDCIVFNASLFNDWVHDPLHAQFVAPYLEGRLRYPVKPAEQDESCLQHYSLLEEAITELIAKPPAYQLIVKSKLYALFTLLSRTFIERQLVGMPAEPYFVNRDRFKLLIQRIESDFREKMSIDQAAKQVSLNPYHFCKLFKKLTGRTFVEYVNVNRMNEAERLLRESNDTITEIAAKVGCENPNYFTKLYKQYKGITPSQARKLQ, translated from the coding sequence ATGAGCTATCCGAAAGAGCTATGGGAAAATACGCGTCTAGAGCAAAAAGCGTATCCATTTCAGCTCTTCCAAAACCGTGCCTATAATGTAACGCCAAATGAATGTTTCCTTTATTTGCACTGGCATGAGCATTTCGAGATTATCATCATGAGAGAAGGCAATGCTCTCTTCCATATCGACAGCCGTCCATTTGTCGTCAAGCCCGGAGAAGTGCTGCTCATCCCAGGCGGCGGTCTTCATGTCGGCTATGCACTGGGTTACGACAATATTTATTATGATTGTATCGTCTTCAACGCATCCCTCTTCAATGATTGGGTGCATGATCCGCTGCATGCGCAGTTTGTTGCGCCTTATTTGGAGGGAAGGCTTCGTTATCCCGTAAAGCCGGCCGAGCAGGATGAGTCCTGCCTTCAGCATTACTCGCTGCTGGAAGAAGCAATTACCGAGCTGATTGCCAAGCCGCCAGCCTATCAGCTTATCGTCAAATCAAAGCTGTATGCTCTATTTACGCTTCTTTCCCGCACTTTCATCGAGCGTCAGCTGGTAGGCATGCCGGCTGAACCATACTTTGTCAATCGCGACCGCTTCAAGCTGCTCATTCAGCGTATTGAATCTGATTTTCGCGAAAAAATGTCGATTGATCAGGCCGCCAAGCAAGTCAGCCTCAATCCCTACCATTTTTGCAAGCTGTTCAAAAAGCTGACAGGACGCACCTTCGTCGAATATGTCAATGTCAATCGCATGAACGAAGCCGAGCGGCTGCTGCGCGAAAGCAATGATACAATTACTGAAATTGCAGCAAAGGTAGGCTGTGAGAATCCGAACTATTTTACGAAGCTATACAAGCAGTACAAAGGGATTACCCCCTCGCAGGCACGTAAGCTGCAATAG